From a single Oligoflexia bacterium genomic region:
- a CDS encoding AgmX/PglI C-terminal domain-containing protein, with product MHALKIRMPLMVRHTVKGRQVRVHQFRGPERMIGTARGSDIRLLTKGISGVVCMIERRPQGWFIVDLGSQPDVKIDGKPFVEHMITEKCVLQIGENNLEFNLQKKRREIFTDQQDLQGNHKLSVMKWRGRILTTTQNASELIPYKSLDNVEISQFNLPIPKVIEKENFTIDPHLKRPMQGTFLAILLFFVFLIGIPMPKKELEKPKDNVYTRMIFDSKVLNQKRKQLVSHGVKTQTGTGAGNGSLSEGQKGAKAQVNKAVSSLRKAGLQSVISKIASRAAANAKLIAVLAGTPQADASIPSQMGGIAPSSVIDNKQGITGNNKGFKMGAIGTGGKGGGTGGYKAGTGLGTGSVGNGEVGIDDEESIVEGGLDREVIAAVIREHLGQIRYCYERQLSASPDLYGKVKIKFSIDAGGLVDTQSIGQTTLKNAMVEECILRRIATWKFPKPKGGTKVLVSYPFLFKSVQ from the coding sequence ATGCATGCATTGAAAATTAGAATGCCCTTGATGGTGCGACATACGGTAAAAGGCCGTCAGGTGCGCGTTCATCAATTTCGTGGCCCTGAGCGTATGATTGGTACTGCGCGGGGTTCTGACATTCGATTGCTTACAAAGGGTATCTCAGGTGTTGTGTGCATGATTGAAAGACGTCCTCAAGGATGGTTTATCGTAGATCTTGGGAGTCAGCCAGACGTAAAAATCGATGGAAAGCCCTTTGTCGAACATATGATTACTGAGAAATGCGTTCTACAAATCGGTGAAAATAATTTGGAGTTTAATCTTCAAAAGAAACGCCGTGAAATCTTCACTGATCAACAAGATCTTCAAGGTAATCACAAGTTATCAGTTATGAAGTGGCGCGGTCGTATATTAACTACAACCCAAAATGCTTCGGAGCTGATTCCTTATAAGTCATTAGATAATGTTGAAATCTCACAGTTTAATTTGCCAATACCTAAGGTCATTGAAAAAGAAAATTTTACGATTGATCCGCATCTTAAACGCCCGATGCAGGGAACCTTTTTGGCTATACTGTTGTTTTTTGTTTTTCTGATTGGCATACCGATGCCTAAAAAAGAACTCGAAAAACCAAAAGATAATGTTTATACACGCATGATTTTTGACAGCAAAGTGCTTAATCAAAAACGTAAACAACTTGTCAGTCATGGTGTGAAAACTCAAACAGGTACTGGTGCTGGCAACGGCAGTTTGTCTGAAGGCCAAAAAGGTGCAAAGGCTCAGGTTAATAAAGCTGTGAGCTCATTACGTAAAGCAGGTTTGCAATCAGTGATTAGTAAAATTGCTTCTCGTGCAGCAGCCAATGCAAAACTCATTGCTGTTCTTGCGGGAACTCCACAAGCAGATGCGAGTATACCGTCGCAAATGGGTGGAATCGCACCCTCCAGTGTTATCGATAACAAGCAAGGCATCACAGGAAATAATAAAGGTTTTAAAATGGGCGCCATTGGCACCGGAGGCAAGGGTGGCGGCACAGGTGGATACAAAGCTGGCACAGGGTTAGGTACCGGTAGTGTCGGTAATGGTGAGGTTGGAATCGACGATGAAGAATCAATAGTAGAAGGTGGACTTGATCGTGAAGTCATTGCTGCAGTAATACGAGAACATTTAGGGCAGATTCGCTACTGTTATGAGCGACAACTCTCTGCAAGCCCTGATCTTTATGGAAAAGTAAAAATTAAATTTAGTATTGATGCTGGTGGACTTGTTGACACGCAATCCATTGGTCAAACAACTTTAAAAAACGCGATGGTAGAGGAATGTATTTTGAGGCGCATCGCCACATGGAAGTTCCCTAAGCCAAAAGGCGGGACAAAAGTTCTTGTCTCTTACCCGTTCTTATTTAAGAGCGTTCAGTAA